One genomic segment of Dysosmobacter sp. Marseille-Q4140 includes these proteins:
- a CDS encoding helix-turn-helix transcriptional regulator, with the protein MDAKKTGELIAARRRELGLSQEELAARLHVTDKAVSKWETGRGMPGIESLEPLAEALGLSVSEILGGRRLTAEELPKAAGGQIVETMQERLRLLRGVLAALIVIAALAGMYFGYHYFGSAPETDLEALAKKAEEYLGARDSGAAVGIAETERRGDYLAALCTDDQGNWCMCVYDRDSVFPDRWRAGGGKPSLTAGKLGSWNFGNPREAVIILCGGDLPEEAAFYTFQNSGITYTCPIENRQVLDVFLLPDNTDISSNGMDLLDENGAPLDWPLEGTAEAVP; encoded by the coding sequence ATGGACGCGAAAAAAACTGGAGAACTGATCGCCGCCCGCCGCCGGGAGCTGGGCCTCAGCCAGGAGGAGCTGGCGGCGCGGCTGCACGTGACGGACAAGGCTGTCAGCAAGTGGGAGACAGGCCGGGGGATGCCGGGCATCGAGTCCCTGGAGCCTCTGGCAGAGGCCCTGGGCCTCTCGGTCAGCGAGATCCTGGGCGGCCGGCGGCTGACGGCGGAGGAACTGCCGAAAGCGGCGGGGGGCCAGATCGTGGAGACCATGCAGGAGCGGCTGCGGCTTTTGCGGGGCGTCCTGGCCGCGCTGATCGTCATTGCCGCCCTGGCAGGGATGTATTTCGGATATCACTACTTCGGCTCGGCTCCGGAGACGGACCTGGAGGCCCTGGCAAAGAAGGCGGAGGAATATCTGGGTGCCCGGGACTCCGGCGCCGCCGTGGGGATCGCGGAGACGGAGCGGCGGGGGGATTACCTGGCCGCCCTGTGCACCGACGATCAGGGGAATTGGTGCATGTGCGTCTATGACCGGGACAGCGTGTTCCCGGACCGCTGGCGGGCCGGGGGCGGAAAGCCCAGCCTGACCGCCGGGAAATTGGGCAGCTGGAACTTCGGCAATCCCCGGGAGGCGGTCATCATCCTCTGCGGCGGGGACCTGCCGGAGGAGGCGGCCTTCTATACCTTCCAGAACAGCGGCATCACCTACACCTGCCCCATTGAGAACCGGCAGGTGCTGGATGTGTTTTTGCTGCCGGACAACACGGACATCAGCTCCAACGGGATGGATCTGCTGGACGAAAACGGAGCACCTCTGGACTGGCCTCTGGAGGGAACCGCAGAGGCGGTCCCGTGA
- a CDS encoding LTA synthase family protein, with product MACSFSVFSGTLYHSPRLPGTLRGVDRRHFSPPFDTVRIFLPKNTDRIFVHIFPLAFHSQILIIEEYCVKQNQFEQERTKALKIRDHFPKFRLPWWGSLLAAVLVSGCITLLALWCQPNALRSVLAVFRGQPLLIVLNAMPIGLLVLVFACLFRNVFFGAALVNLVVCLLSIANRIKIEVRDEPVFPRDFALLKEVGSAMGTYEIRFPWGAIALVVLTTLALAALGVVVGGKPFPVRRLRGALGRALGAAASFAVLAGLILTVYASDGLYNSFRVSNAYYIPSVFNELGFPYCFCHQFTTYAVDKPEGFSRAEAEAWDEGGETGLGKDVNVIMVMNEAFSDLTDADVFAYTEETDPLPNLHALQSDPHALIGHVVVPGFAGGTANTEFDVLTGMQTNALSATTTSSFRVVNRNLDSLFRVFADDGYATSFFHPGDDWFYNRENVYRWFGAEETVFADQMTDLQYKGRWVTDDYMAGLIEEEFQEAVDAGEPLFHYTTTIQNHMSYTADKYGEGYVYPDVPLTVSVSEEVETLLKVYIEGARDADAMLGRLVDHFSASGEPVVLVFWGDHLPYLGDNQLAYAELGLEVALPEDDRTDPLCSYETPYVIWANDAAAEALDWDQAAADLDLPENGRLSASFLGAAVLELTGRAGESPWFDFLNQLRRVVPVVQKKTYMIPDGTYIKDRDLDQWAPESGATGAEIRELIQQWRQWSYYHLRYKDIP from the coding sequence ATGGCGTGCTCCTTTTCCGTGTTCTCCGGGACATTGTACCACAGCCCCCGCCTGCCGGGCACCCTACGGGGCGTAGACCGCCGTCATTTTTCGCCTCCGTTCGATACGGTCCGTATTTTTCTCCCAAAAAATACGGATCGTATATTTGTTCACATCTTCCCGCTTGCTTTTCACAGCCAAATCCTTATAATAGAGGAATACTGCGTCAAACAGAACCAATTTGAACAGGAAAGGACCAAGGCTTTGAAAATTCGAGATCACTTCCCCAAATTCCGCCTGCCCTGGTGGGGTTCCCTGCTGGCGGCGGTGCTGGTGTCCGGATGCATCACCCTGCTGGCCCTCTGGTGCCAGCCCAACGCCCTGCGCAGCGTGCTGGCGGTATTCCGGGGCCAGCCCCTTCTGATCGTGCTGAACGCCATGCCCATCGGACTGCTGGTGCTGGTGTTCGCCTGCCTGTTCCGCAACGTCTTTTTCGGCGCCGCCCTGGTGAACCTGGTGGTGTGCCTGCTGTCCATTGCCAACCGCATCAAGATCGAGGTCCGGGACGAGCCGGTGTTCCCCCGGGACTTCGCCCTGCTCAAAGAGGTCGGCAGCGCCATGGGCACCTACGAGATCCGCTTCCCCTGGGGCGCCATCGCCCTGGTGGTCCTGACCACCCTGGCCCTGGCGGCCCTGGGCGTGGTAGTGGGCGGCAAGCCCTTCCCGGTGCGGCGTCTCCGGGGCGCTCTGGGCCGGGCGCTGGGGGCCGCCGCCAGCTTCGCGGTGCTGGCGGGCCTCATTTTGACGGTGTACGCCTCCGACGGCCTGTACAACTCCTTCCGGGTCTCCAACGCCTATTACATCCCCTCGGTATTCAACGAGCTGGGCTTCCCCTACTGCTTCTGCCACCAGTTCACCACCTACGCCGTGGACAAGCCCGAGGGCTTCAGCCGTGCGGAGGCGGAGGCCTGGGACGAGGGCGGCGAGACCGGCCTGGGGAAGGACGTGAATGTCATCATGGTGATGAACGAGGCCTTCTCCGACCTGACCGACGCTGACGTGTTCGCCTATACGGAGGAGACCGACCCCCTGCCCAACCTCCACGCCCTGCAAAGCGACCCCCACGCCCTGATCGGCCACGTGGTGGTGCCGGGCTTCGCCGGCGGCACCGCCAACACGGAGTTCGACGTGCTGACGGGGATGCAGACCAACGCCCTCTCCGCCACCACCACTTCCTCCTTCCGGGTGGTAAACCGGAACCTGGACAGTCTGTTCCGGGTCTTTGCCGACGACGGCTACGCCACCTCCTTCTTCCACCCCGGCGACGACTGGTTCTACAACCGGGAGAACGTCTACCGCTGGTTCGGCGCGGAGGAGACGGTGTTTGCCGACCAGATGACGGACCTTCAGTACAAGGGCCGCTGGGTCACCGACGACTACATGGCGGGCCTGATCGAGGAGGAATTCCAGGAGGCCGTGGACGCCGGAGAGCCCCTGTTCCACTACACCACCACCATCCAGAACCACATGTCCTACACCGCCGACAAGTACGGCGAGGGCTACGTCTACCCCGACGTGCCCCTGACCGTCTCCGTCTCCGAGGAGGTGGAGACGCTGCTGAAGGTCTACATCGAGGGCGCCCGGGACGCCGACGCCATGCTGGGCCGCCTGGTGGACCATTTCTCCGCCTCCGGCGAGCCGGTGGTGCTGGTGTTCTGGGGGGACCACCTGCCCTATCTGGGGGACAACCAGCTGGCCTACGCGGAGCTGGGATTGGAGGTGGCCCTGCCGGAGGACGACCGGACGGACCCCCTGTGCTCCTATGAGACGCCCTATGTGATCTGGGCCAACGACGCGGCGGCGGAGGCCCTGGACTGGGACCAGGCTGCGGCGGACCTGGACCTGCCGGAGAACGGGAGGCTGTCCGCCAGCTTCCTGGGCGCGGCGGTGCTGGAGCTGACGGGCCGGGCCGGCGAGAGTCCCTGGTTCGACTTCCTCAACCAGCTGCGGCGGGTCGTGCCTGTGGTGCAGAAAAAGACCTATATGATCCCGGACGGCACCTACATCAAGGACCGGGATCTGGACCAGTGGGCGCCGGAGAGCGGCGCCACGGGTGCGGAGATTCGGGAGCTGATCCAGCAGTGGCGCCAGTGGAGTTACTATCACCTGCGCTACAAGGATATCCCATGA
- a CDS encoding diguanylate cyclase — MSNIPFLYINVSVLCCFLLMFVTILAVKKTPEIWAFLAVLVDVILWAGGSVLMRLQFWPGMRFWYAVSLVALFIMELLFYIFIHVFTRRKGKLLLSVFVLWNAAIIPGTISGFFLEMPRPVSLENGDTVFLYSLNWHIIIPCIMFVCIIAATVAALLQAIREQGAHSPGIQMLVASGLIMLVGNLLQVSIPGNTFPFDMLSGLVFAALLIYTLYRRRLFRMTLVVSRSLLAVTMAAVCVTFAANLIGPMYEFSQQRLGLDQDWSITTVAVTFAGVLAVAYVLVRRLLDAVFIREEQQNKLVKKFSAEVSQTLSTADIMEKLGGVIACEIPVEQIYVCLLEGNAYQARYCSSPLATLSFSISKDSPQIAYLQEESYLLLNEFRNTPRYLSVWETEKELFRRLNIDCVAAMRSGSEVVGLVMLSAKTRDHSFTAVEVGFLETVSSIASIALKNASLYEKIFREARIDPLTGMYNYRYFVEQLEEQFRACGKECLTLMYIDVDDFKLYNQLYGVGEGDAALCRISEAISRSVGESGTVFRTSGKVFAVLLQLQDTQRARKLARDIQERVADINMVPERRRYKPLSVSAGICSAPYAASSAKELMDNADLAVYNAKQGGKDQIVIFRGASDFVPQQLAERTDAIVDRIEQGEGEYRTAMSMISALTAAIDAKDHYTYAHSKNVARYAATLAVAAGLNDDQVRTIYAAGLLHDIGKISVPETILNKTGKLEVEEYRQMKDHVNNSIEMIRHLPEMDYLIPAVLGHHERWDGKGYPRGISGEDIPVSARCLALADVFDAMTTDRPYRKGLPLDYALSELQRGAGTQFDPALTEVFVQLIRSRSIPLSNPSARR; from the coding sequence GTGAGCAACATCCCCTTCCTGTATATCAACGTTTCGGTACTGTGCTGCTTCCTGCTGATGTTCGTCACCATCCTGGCGGTGAAGAAGACGCCGGAGATCTGGGCGTTTCTGGCGGTGCTGGTGGACGTGATCCTGTGGGCCGGCGGCTCCGTACTCATGCGGCTGCAGTTCTGGCCGGGGATGCGGTTTTGGTATGCGGTCTCCCTGGTGGCGCTGTTTATCATGGAGCTGCTGTTTTACATCTTCATCCATGTGTTCACCCGCCGCAAGGGCAAGCTCCTGCTGAGCGTGTTTGTCCTCTGGAATGCCGCGATCATCCCCGGCACCATCAGCGGCTTCTTCCTGGAAATGCCCAGACCCGTAAGCCTGGAAAACGGGGACACGGTGTTTCTGTACAGCCTGAACTGGCATATCATCATCCCCTGCATCATGTTCGTGTGCATCATCGCGGCCACGGTGGCGGCGCTGCTGCAGGCCATCCGGGAGCAGGGGGCCCATTCTCCCGGCATCCAGATGCTGGTGGCCAGCGGTCTGATAATGCTGGTGGGCAATCTGCTGCAGGTGAGTATTCCGGGGAATACGTTCCCCTTCGACATGCTCTCCGGCCTGGTGTTTGCCGCGCTGCTGATTTACACGCTGTACCGCCGCCGTCTGTTCCGAATGACCCTGGTGGTGTCGCGGAGCCTGCTGGCAGTGACCATGGCGGCGGTGTGCGTCACCTTTGCCGCCAACCTGATCGGTCCCATGTATGAATTCTCCCAGCAGCGGCTGGGACTGGATCAGGACTGGTCCATCACCACCGTGGCAGTCACCTTCGCCGGGGTGCTGGCCGTGGCCTATGTGCTGGTACGGCGGCTGCTGGACGCGGTGTTCATCCGGGAGGAGCAGCAGAACAAGCTGGTAAAAAAGTTCTCCGCCGAGGTCTCTCAGACTCTGAGTACGGCGGATATCATGGAAAAGCTGGGCGGCGTGATCGCCTGTGAGATCCCGGTGGAGCAGATCTACGTCTGCCTGCTGGAGGGGAACGCCTATCAGGCCCGGTATTGTTCCAGCCCCTTGGCGACGCTGTCCTTCTCCATCTCCAAGGACAGCCCCCAGATCGCCTATCTCCAGGAGGAGAGCTACCTGCTGCTCAATGAGTTTCGCAACACGCCCCGGTATCTGTCCGTATGGGAGACGGAGAAGGAGCTGTTCCGCCGTCTGAACATCGACTGCGTGGCCGCCATGCGCAGCGGCAGCGAGGTGGTGGGCCTGGTGATGCTCTCCGCCAAGACCCGGGACCACAGCTTCACGGCTGTGGAGGTGGGCTTTCTGGAGACGGTCAGCTCCATCGCCTCCATCGCGCTGAAAAACGCCTCCCTGTATGAGAAGATCTTCCGGGAGGCCCGCATCGATCCCCTGACCGGCATGTACAACTACCGCTACTTCGTGGAGCAGCTGGAGGAGCAGTTCCGCGCCTGCGGCAAGGAATGCCTGACGCTGATGTACATCGATGTGGACGACTTCAAGCTCTACAACCAGCTCTACGGCGTGGGCGAGGGCGACGCGGCCCTGTGCCGCATCAGCGAGGCCATCAGCCGCAGCGTGGGCGAGAGCGGCACCGTGTTCCGCACCAGCGGAAAGGTGTTTGCCGTGCTGCTGCAGCTGCAGGATACCCAGCGGGCCCGGAAGCTGGCCCGGGATATCCAGGAGCGGGTGGCGGACATCAACATGGTGCCGGAACGGCGCCGCTACAAGCCGCTGTCCGTCAGCGCGGGCATCTGCTCGGCGCCCTATGCCGCCTCCAGTGCCAAGGAGCTGATGGACAACGCCGACCTGGCGGTCTACAACGCCAAGCAGGGCGGCAAGGACCAGATCGTCATTTTCCGGGGCGCGTCGGACTTCGTGCCCCAGCAGCTGGCGGAGCGGACCGACGCCATCGTGGACCGCATCGAACAGGGCGAGGGCGAATACCGCACCGCCATGTCCATGATCTCGGCCCTGACCGCCGCCATCGACGCCAAGGACCACTATACTTACGCCCACAGCAAGAACGTGGCCCGGTACGCCGCTACGCTGGCGGTGGCCGCCGGCCTCAACGACGATCAGGTCCGCACCATCTACGCCGCGGGTCTCCTCCACGACATCGGCAAGATCTCCGTGCCGGAGACCATCCTCAACAAGACCGGCAAGCTGGAGGTGGAGGAGTACCGGCAGATGAAGGACCACGTCAACAACTCCATCGAGATGATCCGCCACCTGCCGGAGATGGACTACCTGATCCCGGCGGTGCTGGGCCATCACGAGCGATGGGACGGCAAGGGCTATCCCCGGGGCATCTCCGGGGAGGACATCCCGGTCTCCGCCCGGTGCCTGGCCCTGGCCGACGTGTTCGACGCCATGACCACGGACCGGCCCTACCGCAAGGGGCTGCCCCTGGATTACGCCCTCAGCGAATTGCAGCGGGGCGCCGGGACCCAGTTCGACCCGGCCCTGACAGAGGTGTTCGTGCAGCTGATCCGCAGCCGCAGCATTCCGCTGTCCAATCCCTCCGCCCGCCGCTGA
- a CDS encoding GH3 auxin-responsive promoter family protein translates to MRFEDKLKKCSHEQLWQEYCGFLDMSLADYMYTQRRLMEEQIDLWSKSGLGRQMLRGKTPRTIDDLRAMLPLTTYANYADVLLARRTDMLCGEPAVWIQTTWEGGLRPVKLAPYTRSMLDTYRHNLLATMMMATARKKGDFDLKRGDRILYGGAPLPYATGLMPSLFDEDIRFTWLPDSNTNSDLSFSQRIKKGFAMAMSGGVDFFFGIGSVANYITESFGKSSGGHSGKVKASPGNALRYLRAKYISRRDGRPIVPGDVFRLKAFFFAGTDAKCYKDRLTRAWGIAPVELAAGTESTCIGAENWEHRGMVFFPDACFYEFIPEAECHRNLTDPDYQPRTCLMDEIQAGETYELVISVLHGGAFMRYRIGDMYHCVSAGSGQLPRLTFVDRVPDVIDIAGFTRITLSSMQEVIRLSRLDLGDWVLKKEFNENDDPFLHMYLEIPPDTQCSEVTVRTVLAEHLSLYFKYFDSDYGDLKKLLNMEPLEITILKYGTISAYEAHIGQRIPRINPGMLDVMGLLRQQAQPEGRRLP, encoded by the coding sequence GTGCGATTTGAGGACAAGCTGAAAAAGTGTAGCCATGAACAGCTGTGGCAGGAGTACTGCGGCTTCCTGGACATGAGCCTTGCCGACTATATGTATACCCAGCGCCGGCTGATGGAGGAGCAGATCGATCTCTGGAGCAAGAGCGGGCTGGGCCGCCAGATGCTGCGGGGCAAGACTCCCCGGACCATCGATGACCTGCGGGCCATGCTGCCCCTGACCACCTACGCCAACTACGCCGACGTGCTGCTGGCCCGGCGGACGGATATGCTCTGCGGCGAGCCCGCCGTTTGGATCCAGACCACCTGGGAGGGCGGCCTCCGGCCGGTGAAGCTGGCGCCCTATACCCGCAGCATGCTGGATACTTACCGTCACAATCTGCTGGCCACCATGATGATGGCCACTGCCCGGAAAAAGGGCGACTTTGATCTCAAGCGCGGCGACCGGATTTTGTACGGCGGCGCGCCGCTTCCCTATGCCACGGGACTGATGCCCTCCCTTTTCGACGAGGACATCCGCTTCACCTGGCTGCCGGACTCCAACACCAATTCCGACCTGAGCTTCAGCCAGCGGATCAAGAAGGGCTTCGCCATGGCCATGAGCGGCGGCGTGGACTTCTTCTTCGGCATCGGCTCCGTGGCCAATTACATCACGGAGAGCTTCGGCAAAAGCAGCGGCGGCCACAGCGGAAAGGTAAAGGCTTCCCCGGGCAACGCCCTGCGGTATCTGCGGGCCAAGTACATCAGCCGCCGGGACGGGCGGCCTATCGTCCCGGGCGACGTGTTCCGGCTGAAGGCCTTCTTCTTTGCCGGGACCGACGCCAAGTGCTACAAGGACCGGCTGACCAGGGCGTGGGGCATTGCGCCGGTGGAACTGGCCGCCGGGACGGAGTCCACCTGTATCGGCGCTGAGAACTGGGAGCACCGGGGCATGGTATTCTTCCCGGATGCCTGCTTCTACGAGTTCATCCCGGAGGCCGAGTGCCACCGGAACCTGACTGATCCGGACTACCAGCCCCGCACCTGCCTGATGGATGAGATCCAGGCGGGGGAGACCTATGAGCTGGTGATCTCCGTGCTCCACGGCGGCGCCTTCATGCGCTACCGCATCGGCGATATGTACCACTGCGTCAGCGCCGGCAGCGGCCAGCTGCCCCGGCTGACCTTCGTGGACCGGGTGCCGGATGTGATCGACATTGCCGGCTTCACCCGGATCACCCTCTCGTCCATGCAGGAGGTCATCCGCCTCAGCCGTCTGGACCTGGGGGACTGGGTGCTGAAAAAGGAGTTCAACGAAAACGACGACCCCTTCCTCCACATGTATCTGGAGATTCCGCCGGATACACAGTGCAGCGAGGTGACCGTCCGCACGGTGCTGGCGGAGCACCTGAGCTTGTACTTCAAGTATTTCGACAGCGATTACGGCGATCTGAAGAAGCTGCTGAACATGGAGCCTCTGGAGATCACCATTCTCAAATATGGTACCATCTCCGCCTATGAGGCCCATATCGGCCAGCGGATCCCGCGGATCAATCCCGGCATGCTGGACGTGATGGGGCTGCTGCGCCAGCAGGCCCAGCCGGAAGGGAGGCGGCTGCCGTGA
- the uvrC gene encoding excinuclease ABC subunit UvrC produces the protein MTREELREKANDLPLTPGVYLMMDKTGKVIYVGKAKKLKNRVSQYFQDSAGHTAKTRQMVAQVDHFDTIFVSSEFEALVLENSLIKRHSPKYNILLKDDKGYPFVRLSKGEYPRFSMVNKMAQDGARYFGPFGGRYETRQALDAVLSALRLPTCSRVFPRDIGAERPCLNFHMGRCDGFCRREMTAETYRARIEQAVQLLEGKSKQLLREMTAQMEAEAEALRFEQAAALRDRINAIGALAKKQTVIAGLCADTDIWGIFRGSGKCCYAVLHMEEGNLAGRETELFTAPIDEDEGEMLSAITAQYYLPRSILPHEILLPAETEGHCEDLSQVLTRRAGRKVWVHVPYRGEKADLLEMAHDNAAREAERATTDAERVAHTLELLQRMLDLPAPPGRMESFDISNTGKSDIVASMVVYSGTRPLKSAYRRFRIQSLEGHPDDYASMQEVLTRRLQRAADGDEKFLPLPDVFLIDGGQTHAAAAREVAQRFGVAVPIFGMVKDDRHRTRALVTPDGREIGIVANQAVFSLIGQIQEETHRFAITYHHESHSKSATRSALDGIPGVGPKRREELRRHFGTIRAIREADVEALAAVVPRSAAEAVWQHFHQKNP, from the coding sequence ATGACACGGGAGGAGCTGCGGGAGAAGGCCAACGACCTGCCCCTGACGCCGGGAGTCTATCTGATGATGGACAAGACCGGCAAGGTCATCTACGTAGGCAAGGCCAAGAAACTGAAAAACCGGGTCAGTCAGTATTTCCAGGACAGCGCGGGCCACACCGCTAAGACCCGGCAGATGGTGGCCCAGGTGGACCACTTCGACACCATCTTCGTCTCCAGTGAGTTCGAGGCGCTGGTGCTGGAGAACTCTCTCATCAAGCGCCACAGTCCCAAGTACAACATCCTCCTGAAGGATGACAAGGGCTATCCCTTTGTGCGGCTGTCCAAGGGGGAGTATCCCCGCTTTTCCATGGTCAACAAGATGGCTCAGGACGGGGCCCGGTACTTCGGCCCCTTCGGCGGCCGGTACGAGACCCGCCAGGCCCTGGACGCGGTGCTCTCCGCCCTGCGCCTGCCCACCTGCTCCCGGGTGTTCCCCCGGGACATCGGGGCGGAGCGGCCCTGCCTGAACTTCCACATGGGCCGGTGCGACGGCTTCTGCCGCCGGGAGATGACGGCGGAGACCTACCGGGCCCGGATCGAGCAGGCGGTGCAGCTGCTGGAGGGCAAGTCCAAGCAGCTGCTGCGGGAGATGACCGCCCAGATGGAGGCGGAGGCGGAGGCACTGCGCTTCGAGCAGGCAGCGGCTCTGCGGGACCGGATCAACGCCATCGGCGCCCTGGCCAAAAAGCAGACGGTGATCGCTGGCCTCTGCGCCGACACGGACATCTGGGGCATCTTCCGAGGCTCCGGCAAGTGCTGCTATGCCGTGCTCCACATGGAGGAGGGGAACCTGGCCGGCCGGGAGACGGAGCTGTTCACCGCCCCCATTGACGAGGACGAGGGGGAGATGCTCTCCGCTATCACCGCCCAGTACTATCTGCCCAGATCCATCCTGCCCCACGAGATCCTGCTGCCCGCCGAGACGGAGGGCCATTGCGAGGATCTCAGCCAGGTCCTCACCCGCCGGGCGGGGCGGAAGGTGTGGGTCCACGTGCCCTACCGTGGGGAGAAGGCGGACCTTTTGGAGATGGCCCACGACAACGCCGCCCGGGAGGCGGAGCGGGCCACCACCGACGCCGAGCGGGTGGCCCACACCCTGGAGCTGCTGCAGCGGATGCTGGACCTGCCCGCCCCGCCGGGGCGGATGGAGTCCTTCGACATCTCCAACACTGGAAAAAGTGACATCGTGGCCTCCATGGTGGTGTACAGCGGCACCCGCCCCCTGAAATCCGCCTACCGGCGCTTCCGCATCCAGTCCCTGGAGGGCCATCCCGACGACTACGCCTCCATGCAGGAGGTGCTGACCCGGCGGCTCCAGCGGGCCGCTGACGGGGATGAGAAGTTCCTGCCCCTGCCGGACGTGTTTCTGATCGACGGCGGCCAGACCCATGCCGCCGCCGCCCGGGAGGTGGCGCAGCGGTTTGGGGTGGCCGTGCCCATCTTCGGCATGGTGAAGGACGACCGCCACCGGACCCGGGCCCTGGTGACCCCGGACGGCCGGGAGATCGGCATTGTGGCCAACCAGGCGGTGTTCTCCCTGATCGGCCAGATCCAGGAGGAGACCCACCGCTTTGCCATTACCTACCACCATGAGAGCCACAGCAAAAGCGCCACCCGCTCCGCGCTGGACGGCATCCCCGGCGTGGGGCCCAAGCGGCGGGAGGAGCTGCGCAGGCACTTCGGCACCATCCGGGCCATCCGGGAAGCGGACGTGGAGGCCCTGGCCGCTGTGGTGCCGCGGAGTGCCGCCGAGGCGGTATGGCAGCATTTTCACCAGAAAAATCCATGA
- a CDS encoding HPr family phosphocarrier protein translates to MYTQEITVNNEVGLHARPATFFIQKANEFKSGIWVEKEDRRVNAKSLLGVLSLGIVKGTTITLIADGADEKEAVSALVDLVNDNFGE, encoded by the coding sequence ATGTATACACAGGAGATCACTGTTAACAACGAGGTGGGACTGCACGCCAGACCCGCTACCTTCTTCATCCAGAAAGCCAATGAGTTCAAGAGCGGCATCTGGGTCGAGAAAGAGGACCGCCGTGTCAATGCCAAGAGCCTGCTGGGCGTTCTGTCCCTGGGCATCGTGAAGGGCACCACCATCACCCTCATCGCCGACGGCGCTGATGAGAAGGAAGCTGTCAGCGCCCTGGTGGATCTGGTCAACGACAACTTCGGCGAGTAA
- a CDS encoding rubrerythrin family protein: protein MMELKGSKTEANLWIAFAGESQARNKYDYFASQAKKEGYEQIAAIFQETALNEKEHAKLWFKALSGIGSTEANLAAAAAGENEEWTKMYAEMAKTAEEEGFLALAAQFEGVAKIEKTHEERYLKLLDNLKKGEVFKKGEKVMWFCRNCGHVEIAESAPAVCPVCKHPQAYFQIKAQNY from the coding sequence ATTATGGAACTGAAAGGCAGCAAGACCGAGGCCAATCTGTGGATCGCATTCGCGGGGGAGTCCCAGGCCCGCAATAAGTATGATTATTTTGCCAGCCAGGCCAAGAAAGAGGGCTACGAGCAGATCGCGGCCATCTTCCAGGAGACCGCTCTGAACGAGAAAGAGCACGCCAAGCTCTGGTTCAAGGCCCTGAGCGGCATCGGCAGCACCGAGGCCAACCTGGCTGCCGCCGCTGCCGGCGAGAACGAGGAGTGGACCAAGATGTACGCCGAGATGGCCAAGACCGCCGAGGAGGAGGGGTTCCTGGCCCTGGCCGCTCAGTTTGAGGGCGTTGCCAAGATCGAAAAGACCCATGAGGAGCGCTATCTGAAGCTGCTGGACAACCTGAAGAAGGGCGAGGTCTTCAAGAAGGGCGAGAAGGTCATGTGGTTCTGCCGCAACTGCGGCCATGTGGAGATCGCCGAGAGCGCGCCTGCCGTGTGCCCGGTGTGCAAGCATCCCCAGGCCTACTTCCAGATCAAGGCCCAGAACTATTGA
- a CDS encoding transcriptional repressor, with the protein MAERRFSHQREQIYQAVYGRKDHPTAEMVYQQLKPEMPRLSLGTVYRNLHQMAQEGRLRELPGPVVRFDGDTTPHTHFQCACCGRVTDMESVPYDSALDQAAAESGWQVNGHILVFTGCCPACAAQREPA; encoded by the coding sequence ATGGCAGAACGACGCTTCTCCCATCAGCGGGAGCAGATCTACCAGGCAGTGTACGGCCGAAAGGACCACCCCACGGCGGAGATGGTCTACCAGCAGCTCAAACCCGAGATGCCCCGGCTGAGTCTGGGGACGGTATACCGCAACCTCCACCAGATGGCCCAGGAGGGCCGCCTGCGGGAGCTTCCGGGACCGGTGGTTCGCTTTGACGGCGATACCACGCCGCACACCCATTTTCAGTGCGCCTGCTGCGGCCGGGTGACGGATATGGAGTCCGTCCCCTATGACAGCGCGCTGGATCAGGCCGCCGCTGAAAGCGGCTGGCAGGTAAATGGACATATTTTGGTATTCACCGGATGCTGCCCCGCCTGCGCGGCGCAGCGGGAACCGGCTTGA